A single Cryomorphaceae bacterium DNA region contains:
- a CDS encoding RNA polymerase sigma-70 factor has product MSTASLPDLWPRIQAGDESAFEEVFRAYYSDLCRFAHRYTLDPQQSEDLVQDVFFKFWQSASTLELRTAMRPYLYQSVRNACLNHIKHLKVRTAYAEGQSGASGVSENESELWELEQRINDAIGRLPEKCREIFELSRFAGLKYQQIADELGISVKTVENQMGKALRLLREELSDYMPLIVVGAAGVIYLIVEIGVNIHWVVL; this is encoded by the coding sequence ATGTCCACTGCCTCCCTTCCGGATCTTTGGCCGCGCATACAAGCCGGAGATGAATCTGCCTTTGAGGAGGTGTTCCGCGCCTACTATTCGGACTTGTGCCGCTTTGCGCATCGCTATACGTTGGATCCACAGCAAAGTGAGGACTTGGTTCAGGATGTTTTTTTCAAGTTCTGGCAATCGGCTTCGACCTTGGAGTTGCGGACCGCAATGCGCCCCTATTTGTATCAGAGTGTTCGCAATGCCTGCCTAAACCACATCAAGCACTTAAAGGTGAGAACGGCCTATGCTGAGGGGCAATCGGGCGCTTCGGGCGTTTCGGAAAATGAATCTGAACTGTGGGAACTGGAGCAACGGATCAATGACGCCATTGGTCGCCTTCCCGAGAAATGTCGAGAAATTTTTGAGCTCAGCCGATTTGCTGGTTTGAAGTATCAACAGATTGCAGACGAGCTGGGTATTTCAGTCAAAACCGTTGAGAATCAAATGGGTAAAGCGCTGCGCTTGCTTCGCGAGGAGCTCAGCGATTACATGCCGCTTATTGTGGTCGGCGCAG
- a CDS encoding T9SS type A sorting domain-containing protein produces MKRLLLLLAVAGTLSASAQTGIACDGVDDVMSVPNASSHFVNQNISMAFWVYPTNPSPGFPDFDGFAGFRTETSFDFYLLQLSASNVECRFRNNLGTAFDIVFTGLQMNAWNHFVFTYNGTQTEVFHNGVSVGTTPANGSISNGNVAFEVGKTQFGPPFWTVGRFDDAALWTRALTATEVATLYSSCSVDINSPDLTMLFEFEDGVAGGTNTGVTTATDSKGTQNGTYSGFQMSGTSSNFVTGNGATFASDTVSACFTYTTAGGQTYTTSGVYTDSLTSSAGCDSIVSLDLTIIDFDLSINQAGSTLSAAHSGALLYQWIDCSDGQVIGTSQSYTATANGDYACVITDDGCQDTSACVSITNIGLDEGLTARWSISPNPSHGSAQLSFGGTVAQAQIRIVDLQGRVVFETANWSGEELNLPRKLPAGVYVVDVQVPSARRAIRWIVE; encoded by the coding sequence ATGAAAAGACTTTTACTCCTGTTGGCCGTAGCGGGGACACTCTCGGCCTCGGCTCAAACCGGCATCGCCTGCGATGGGGTGGACGATGTGATGTCCGTCCCCAACGCCTCCAGCCATTTTGTCAACCAGAACATCTCCATGGCCTTCTGGGTCTACCCGACCAATCCCAGTCCTGGTTTTCCTGATTTTGACGGATTCGCCGGCTTCCGAACCGAAACCAGCTTCGACTTCTACTTACTTCAACTCTCCGCCTCGAATGTCGAATGTCGCTTTCGAAACAACTTGGGAACCGCCTTTGACATCGTATTCACCGGACTCCAAATGAACGCCTGGAACCACTTTGTCTTCACCTATAATGGAACGCAAACCGAGGTCTTTCACAATGGTGTGAGTGTCGGAACCACTCCCGCGAATGGAAGCATCAGCAACGGGAATGTCGCATTTGAGGTCGGTAAGACTCAGTTCGGACCTCCCTTCTGGACCGTAGGTCGATTTGATGACGCAGCTTTGTGGACTCGAGCGCTCACGGCCACAGAAGTGGCCACGCTGTACAGCTCGTGCTCAGTCGACATCAACTCCCCAGACTTGACCATGCTTTTTGAATTCGAAGACGGTGTGGCGGGCGGAACCAATACGGGAGTGACCACGGCCACAGACAGCAAAGGGACGCAGAATGGAACCTACTCAGGCTTCCAAATGAGCGGAACCAGTTCCAACTTTGTTACTGGAAACGGTGCCACCTTTGCCTCAGACACCGTGAGTGCTTGCTTCACCTATACCACGGCGGGTGGTCAAACCTATACCACCTCGGGAGTTTACACCGACAGTCTGACTTCTTCGGCGGGATGCGACAGTATCGTATCCTTGGACTTGACCATCATCGACTTTGATTTGAGTATCAATCAAGCAGGAAGCACCTTATCCGCTGCCCACTCGGGCGCATTGCTTTACCAGTGGATTGACTGTAGCGATGGTCAAGTCATCGGTACCAGTCAGTCGTACACGGCTACTGCGAATGGGGATTATGCCTGCGTGATTACGGACGATGGCTGCCAAGATACCAGCGCTTGTGTTTCGATAACGAATATCGGTTTGGATGAGGGCCTCACGGCCCGATGGTCCATCTCCCCCAATCCATCTCACGGCAGCGCTCAGCTCAGCTTCGGCGGCACTGTAGCTCAGGCTCAGATACGCATCGTTGACCTTCAGGGCCGCGTGGTCTTTGAAACCGCCAACTGGTCCGGAGAGGAATTGAATCTGCCGCGGAAACTTCCTGCGGGGGTTTATGTAGTGGACGTTCAGGTTCCATCGGCCCGTAGGGCCATTCGATGGATCGTGGAATAA